One stretch of Glandiceps talaboti chromosome 7, keGlaTala1.1, whole genome shotgun sequence DNA includes these proteins:
- the LOC144438224 gene encoding uncharacterized protein LOC144438224, whose translation MFGTSTAVKHLETIIIFLILSINVCCYGNICSRRHSRIVRQILEEHFFNHYIDENTSLPESCAFKPSRDLYLVSEQHKRQDSATKWSCEFCGKAFMTEHTLDAHFDNRHSDKVLQADNSVCLADYCDFLRCDIVSGVRKPSYWDEALCKESEVVVLREKCEAMVKSCVPLTLIGTARYDFQRKIKESLCSYLTCEKYWEVPLKEGSAFGMTAYVVAVVLLFMLLIVYYFVVYSHFYTEHSLLDESDGLLKTSRHRHYILSPPGTYEMRQRSQTQNR comes from the exons ATGTTTGGAACGTCGACTGCTGTAAAACATTTG GAAACTATCATAATTTTCTTGATATTGtcaataaatgtatgttgttatggtAACATATGTTCGAGACGCCACTCCAGAATAGTCAGGCAGATTCTGGAAGAG CATTTTTTCAACCACTACATAGATGAAAATACAAGTTTACCTGAATCATGTGCATTCAAGCCGTCAAGAGATCTGTACCTTGTCAGTGAACAACACAAGAGACAGGATAGCGCAACTAAATGGTCATGTGAGTTCTGTGGCAAGGCCTTCATGACAGAACATACACTGGATGCTCACTTTGACAATAGACATTCTGACAAGGTCCTTCAG GCAGACAATTCAGTGTGTTTAGCAGACTACTGTGACTTCCTTCGATGTGATATTGTGTCAGGAGTGAGGAAACCAAGTTACTGGGATGAAGCACTTTGTAAAGAATCAGAAGTTGTTGTCCTCAGGGAGAAATGTGAG GCTATGGTCAAGTCGTGTGTACCATTGACACTTATTGGAACAGCAAGATATGATTTTCAAA GAAAGATTAAAGAGTCTTTATGTTCGTATCTTACGtgtgaaaaatattgggaagtGCCTTTGAAAGAG GGTTCAGCGTTTGGAATGACAGCCTATGTGGTTGCTGTGGTGCTCCTCTTTATGTTATTAATTGTCTACTATTTTGTTGTTTACAGTCATTTCTA TACGGAACACTCCTTGTTGGATGAGAGTGATGGACTATTGAAAACCAGCAGACATCGTCATTACATCCTTAGTCCACCAGGGACATATGAAATGAGACAAAGATCACAAACACAGAACAGGTAG
- the LOC144437942 gene encoding uncharacterized protein LOC144437942, with the protein MCTDSTVKDSSKEKHPARAPRPYIKNYFRICGGNLIFGDKGHIVHYGEGRVVGDDDIDDNDGEHGPTREPSSDLVNPGARDEGEVLAKTAKQAEYEIRMQLLSMGFPKDAVDQIVGKYPQKSPIELANILMEKDSEGGASPRKSPPSYRGFVTVKEPSHEFKECQSEADKSVGVGSEPEDDITATGGATGDVHLSKRPQDSGVSARNIVQSGEQENEIASSAHRLPQDMATVEEKRRYLYSMEFEKDAVDNILRRYPMKNKTVLTNMLLEMDTEGDESRGKSLPHRQEASVLPERVVDRRTSQKLQSERETPLCEDGGRERAIDGDIKYNTMRATADVHTFTQPQDSEFESTIIEPAATAQSERPLDADDRESTGDIEQQLIEMGFDGPLVRYALEKFPGTHHNITFLANVLSEVECEEDKMSQKQRKSDVTDNPRDSGVDPLAKEPSDPSCSIEGQEQDNDGKCLLYAEARSGNDGAIESPTDLLKGTAKDEWTNNEQTLKQMGFEEEDIRRARDLLTEDNVQVLATYLSNVKTVGQINTTAESESGIKCPEQHSTISENVSTFDDIRQDEKYANEEPTYFETRSRSDIHGNISDTVFDPGTEDLPAGVTLQSRDQHNKQYASIDETCDVDTSKGNPVSFDKENQLLSMGFDEKRVKEALEILPEETVEDISSYLSLMEVDSGKETNLPSPGQHDTSGGSVTCDTKVSSVSESSVDDDEDVLGKNDATNQDVGLVVCGNPDDKTTSDTALRPGDGNTGDGTTSQVHDPDHGQTDYTQPKLNEGDEITGSEEKLVEEPFIGFQEELLDGASNRPSLVEGECSKETKFLAGGLRDQSGEVTMSITHDTPQPSMSKDEDEDDERQNNEDNKNDPHVCDNTGLDTTNDGIQGEEKLAENDQLDSNSVYADDLRKKEDSSSKPD; encoded by the exons ATGTGTACAGACAGCACTGTTAAAGATTCGTCAAAGGAGAAGCACCCAGCACGTGCACCACGACCATACATCAAAAACTACTTTAGAATTTGCGGTGGTAATTTAATATTTGGAGATAAAGGTCACATCGTTCACTACGGAGAAGGCCGTGTGGTTGGTGATGATGACATTGATGACAACGATGGCGAACATGGACCAACTCGTGAACCATCTAGTGATTTGGTTAATCCAG GTGCACGTGACGAAGGTGAGGTGTTGGCCAAGACGGCGAAGCAAGCCGAGTACGAAATTAGAATGCAACTCCTTTCAATGGGATTTCCTAAAGATGCTGTTGATCAAATTGTAGGGAAATACCCACAG AAGAGTCCAATAGAACTTGCTAATATCTTAATGGAAAAGGACAGTGAGGGCGGTGCATCTCCGAGAAAGTCGCCACCAAGTTATCGAGGATTCGTTACTGTTAAGGAACCTAGTCACGAGTTCAAGGAGTGCCAGTCCGAGGCTGACAAGTCCGTAGGTGTTGGGAGTGAGCCGGAGGACGATATAACTGCGACTGGTGGAGCAACTggtgatgtacat CTCTCTAAGCGGCCTCAAGACAGTGGAGTGTCGGCTAGGAATATCGTTCAATCTGGGgaacaagaaaatgaaatcGCGTCGTCCGCTCATAGACTTCCACAAG ATATGGCAACTGTAGAAGAAAAACGGAGGTATTTATACTCAATGGAATTCGAGAAAGATGCAGTTGACAACATCCTGCGTAGATACCCTATG AAGAACAAAACCGTCCTAACCAATATGTTACTTGAAATGGATACTGAAGGTGACGAGTCACGTGGGAAGTCATTGCCTCACCGTCAAGAGGCCAGCGTTTTACCAGAACGTGTGGTGGATAGGCGTACGTCACAAAAActtcaatccgagagggaaacaCCACTCTGTGAAGATGGTGGACGTGAGAGGGCGATAGATGGAGATATTAAATATAACACGATGCGAGCAACTGCTGACGTTCAT ACATTTACACAACCTCAAGACAGTGAATTCGAGAGTACAATTATTGAACCTGCAGCGACAGCTCAATCGGAACGCCCTCTAG ACGCAGACGACAGAGAAAGTACAGGAGACATAGAACAACAGCTTATAGAGATGGGATTCGATGGACCTTTGGTTCGATATGCACTGGAAAAGTTTCCTGGG ACACATCACAACATCACTTTCCTTGCCAACGTCTTGTCAGAGGTTGAATGTGAAgaagacaaaatgtcacaaaagcAGAGGAAATCCGATGTGACAGACAACCCTCGTGATTCTGGTGTTGACCCTTTGGCTAAGGAACCGAGTGATCCTAGCTGTTCAATAGAGGGCCAGGAGCAAGATAACGACGGT AAGTGTCTCCTATATGCCGAAGCTCGAAGTGGTAATGATGGAGCCATAGAATCACCGACTGATTTGCTCAAAG GGACGGCCAAAGATGAATGGACAAACAATGAACAAACCCTGAAACAGATGGGTTTCGAGGAAGAAGATATCAGACGAGCACGTGACCTTCTTACTGAG GACAATGTACAAGTGCTTGCAACATATCTATCCAATGTCAAAACGGTTGGACAAATAAACACCACTGCTGAATCGGAGTCTGGAATTAAATGTCCAGAACAACATTCAACCATATCAGAGAATGTATCTACTTTTGATGACATACGGCAAGatgaaaaatatgcaaatgaagaacCGACGTATTTTGAAACAAGGTCTAGATCTGAT ATTCATGGTAATATATCAGATACAGTGTTTGATCCCGGTACTGAAGATCTCCCAGCTGGTGTAACATTGCAATCACGTGATCAACATAATAAACAGTACGCCAGCATTGACGAAACGTGCGATGTAG ATACTTCAAAGGGAAATCCAGTTTCTTTTGACAAGGAGAATCAGCTACTTAGCATGGGATTTGATGAGAAAAGGGTTAAAGAAGCCTTAGAAATCCTTCCAGAG GAAACAGTTGAAGACATTTCGAGTTATTTGTCTCTAATGGAGGTAGATAGCGGCAAAGAGACCAATCTACCGTCTCCAGGACAACACGATACATCGGGAGGATCAGTCACATGTGATACCAAAGTGTCTTCAGTCTCCGAGTCGTCCGTAGATGATGACGAAGATGTCCTAGGAAAGAACGATGCTACTAATCAAGATGTTGGACTCGTCGTTTGCGGAAACCCTGACGATAAAACAACTTCTGAT ACCGCTCTTCGACCAGGAGATGGTAACACTGGTGATGGTACTACATCACAAGTACACGACCCGGACCATGGTCAAACAGATTACACACAGCCAAAATTGAATGAGGGCGACGAAATCACAG GGTCTGAAGAGAAACTGGTGGAAGAACCCTTCATAGGATTTCAGGAG gaGTTACTCGATGGTGCTTCGAATCGCCCGTCTCTCGTGGAAGGAGAATGTAGCAAAGAGACGAAGTTTTTGGCGGGAGGGTTGAGGGATCAGTCGGGAGAGGTGACTATGTCCATAACTCATGATACACCCCAGCCAAGTATGTCcaaagatgaagatgaagatgacgaAAGACAGAACAATGAGGATAACAAAAACGACCCACATGTCTGTGATAACACTGGTCTTGACACAACAAATGAT GGAATACAAGGAGAGGAAAAACTAGCAGAAAATGACCAGCTGGACAGTAACTCCGTGTATGCCGATGATCTAAGGAAGAAGGAGGATTCAAGTTCAAAACCGGACTAA